Proteins from a genomic interval of Mustela lutreola isolate mMusLut2 chromosome 4, mMusLut2.pri, whole genome shotgun sequence:
- the CCDC136 gene encoding coiled-coil domain-containing protein 136 isoform X4 codes for MEAGAGAGATGWSCPGPGPTVTTLGSYEASEGCERKKGQRWGSLERRGMQAMEGEVLLPALYEEEEEEEEEEVEEEEEQVQKGGSVSSLSVSKHRGLSLTETELEELRAQVLQLVAELEETRELAGQHEDDSLELQGLLEDERLASAQQAEVFTKQIQQLQGELRSLREEISLLEREKESELKEIEQELHLAQTEIRNLRQAAEDSATEHESDIASLQEDLCRMQNELDDMERIRGEYEMEITSLRAEMEMKSSDPSNSLNLSDYSEMQEELQQLRERYRFLNEEYRALQESNSSLTGQLADLESERTRRATEKWLESHMLKDMMSAESQTSEVDFLEPDPETQLLRQQLLGAEEQMHDMQNKCKKLCCELQELQHHRRTSEEEQRRLQRELKCAQNEVLRFQTSHNATQNEELKTRLCALQKKYDDSQDEQNELLKVQLQLQSELRQLKVLKSTGVESPSEKELLCRLQKLQLQYQHITCEKDKLLEVQHQLCGDLRYHEAEVQRLKDIVASFQESSEKNAEMHAQLQEMKRLYQTSKEELERQKYMYDQLEQDLLLCQQELKELKTTTPIPEDKGKCANKCDALLSRLTELQEEYKASQKEMGQLQMEQCELLEDQRRMQEEQGQLQEELHRLSFPLPKAGLLPKSQELLTKLQDLCELQLLYQGMQEEQKKLVQNQESVLKEQSALHEELHFFKTSRFRDVLENPDDSKSPKSSKCDHDKSKLIIAQMQALQVLYEGTQAEQELLQQEQGRLLEERKRLQADLQLCLEEMQLLQVQSPCSRMSLEKNSGSVASSSENYRKSYGSSIEESESYHKSYGSTQTSSESFLKSYNSSSSAQESSEKNYGSRSSSVIYKKSYGSSTSSDTGHKSYGSSTEGEPNEPEDMEHCEDMVAKVVIKLQGVQAMYQLSQEEHDRLQDRMQKLVDRQKELKEELAACEKEFKECMESLEKPTASPNDKDKSEIKELQAKLRELQLQYQESMDEQGRLLAVQEQLEGQLQCCQEELRQLKEKKSSIARETRGKSGNENMNKNANGVKNTKVTKPSLANPEGSCENEKSLEVVLYYKASHTDLDGLLQEEVEEEKEEEIKKDTKQDSCNELVSVPSEPTEMRSPKAEEGCYEESQEQEGKEEDRKVESDNDACPEASEGNNPLRLSESKKPSPAPEPPIFSLPLVGLVVISALLWCWWAETSS; via the exons ATGGAGGCGGGCGCCGGGGCCGGCGCCACGGGCTGGAGCTGCCCGGGCCCAG gACCCACAGTGACCACTTTAGGCTCCTATGAGGCATCTGAGggttgtgaaagaaagaaaggccaacGCTGGGGGTCCCTGGAGCGGCGGGGGATGCAAGCAATGGAGG GGGAAGTGTTGCTCCCCGCTCTctatgaggaggaagaggaggaggaggaagaagaggtggaagaagaggaagagcaaGTGCAGAAAGGGGGCAGCGTGAGCTCCCTGTCTGTCAGCAAGCACCGGGGCCTGAGCCTCACGGAGACAGAGCTGGAAGAGCTGAGGGCTCAGGTGCTACAGCTGGTGGCAGAGCTGGAGGAGACCCGGGAGCTGGCGGGGCAGCATGAGGACGACTCCCTGGAGCTGCAGG ggCTCCTGGAGGATGAACGGCTGGCCAGTGCCCAGCAGGCAGAGGTGTTCACCAAGCAGATCCAGCAGCTCCAAG GTGAGCTGCGGTCTCTGCGTGAGGAGATTTCCCTGTTAGAGCGTGAGAAAGAAAGTGAACTTAAGGAAATAGAACAGGAGTTGCACTTGGCCCAGACTGAGATCCGGAATCTGCGGCAAGCAGCAGAGGATTCTGCGACCGAACATGAGAGTGACATAGCATCCCTGCAGGAGGATCTCTGCCGGATGCAGAATGAACTCGATGACATGGAGCGCATTCGGGGAGAGTATGAAATGGAGATCACCTCCCTCCGTgcagaaatggaaatgaagagCTCTGATCCATCCAATAGTTTAAATCTTTCCGATTACTCTGAGATGCAAG AAGAGCTGCAGCAACTGCGGGAACGCTACCGCTTCCTGAACGAGGAGTACCGGGCCCTGCAGGAGAGCAACAGTAGCCTCACAGGGCAGCTTGCGGATCTGGAGAGTGAGAG GACACGAAGAGCAACAGAAAAGTGGCTGGAGTCCCACATGCTAAAGGATATGATGTCAGCAGAGTCTCAGACTTCAGAAGTGGATTTTCTAGAACCTGATCCTGAAACCCAGTTGTTGCGACAACAGCTTCTGGGAGCTGAAGAGCAGATGCATGACATGCAGAACAAG TGTAAGAAGCTGTGTTGTGAGTTGCAAGAACTACAGCATCATCGTCGGACCAGTGAGGAGGAGCAGCGGCGGCTGCAGAGGGAGCTCAAGTGCGCGCAGAACGAGGTGCTCAGGTTTCAGACTTCCCACAATGCCACACAG AATGAGGAGCTGAAGACCAGACTCTGTGCCCTGCAGAAAAAGTATGATGATAGCCAGGATGAGCAGAATGAGCTCTTGAAGGTGCAGCTCCAGCTTCAGTCTGAGCTCCGGCAGCTCAAAGTCTTGAAATCCACAGGCGTAGAAAGCCCAAGTGAGAAG GAGTTACTCTGCCGGCTCCAGAAGCTGCAGCTCCAGTACCAGCACATCACGTGCGAGAAGGATAAGCTGCTGGAGGTGCAGCACCAGCTGTGTGGGGACCTGCGCTACCATGAGGCTGAGGTACAGCGCCTCAAGGACATCGTGGCCTCCTTCCAGGAGAGCAGTGAGAAG AACGCAGAGATGCACGCCCAGCTTCAGGAGATGAAGCGGCTGTACCAGACCAGCAAGGAGGAGCTGGAGCGGCAGAAGTACATGTATGATCAGCTCGAGCAGGAcctcctgctctgccagcaggAGCTGAAGGAGCTCAAGACCACCACACCCATCCCAGAGGACAAGGGGAAGTGTGCAAATAAG TGTGACGCACTGCTGTCCAGACTGACAGAGTTGCAGGAGGAGTACAAGGCCAGCCAGAAGGAGATGGGGCAGCTGCAGATGGAGCAGTGCGAGCTCCTAGAGGATCAGAGGAGGATGCAGGAGGAGCAGGGGCAGCTGCAAGAAGAGCTGCACAGGCTCTCGTTCCCACTGCCCAAAGCTGGGCTCCTCCCAAAG AGTCAGGAGCTCCTTACAAAGTTACAAGACCTGTGTGAACTACAGCTGCTCTACCAAGGTATGCAGGAAGAGCAGAAAAAACTGGTGCAGAATCAAGAAAGCGTGCTCAAAGAACAGTCAGCTCTGCACGAAGAGCTGCATTTTTTCAAAACGTCTCGTTTCCGGGATGTGTTGGAGAATCCCGATGATTCCAAATCACCTAAGTCCTCCAAGTGTGATCATGACAAG TCCAAGCTGATCATCGCCCAGATGCAGGCTCTGCAGGTGCTCTACGAGGGCACACAGGCTGAGCAGGAGCTGCTGCAGCAGGAGCAGGGCAGGCTCCTCGAGGAGCGGAAGAGGCTGCAGGCCGACCTGCAGCTCTGCCTGGAAGAAATGCAGCTGCTCCAGGTCCAGTCCCCCTGCAGCAGAATGAGCCTGGAGAAGAACTCTGGCAGCGTGGCCTCCAGCAGCGAGAACTATCGCAAGAGTTACGGGAGCAGCATCGAGGAGAGCGAGAGCTATCACAAGAGCTACGGTAGCACCCAGACCAGCAGTGAGAGCTTTCTCAAGAGCTACAACAGTAGCAGCAGTGCCCAGGAGAGCAGTGAGAAGAATTAcggcagcagaagcagcagcgtCATCTACAAGAAGAGTTACGGCAGCAGCACTAGCTCGGACACGGGTCACAAGAGTTACGGTAGCAGCACCGAAGGTGAACCCAACGAGCCTGAAGACATGGAG CACTGTGAGGACATGGTCGCCAAGGTGGTGATCAAGCTGCAGGGCGTGCAGGCCATGTACCAGCTCAGCCAGGAGGAACACGACCGACTGCAAGACCGGATGCAAAAGCTGGTggacaggcagaaagagctgaAGGAAGAGCTGGCCGCCTGTGAAAAGGAATTCAAGGAATGCATGGAAAGTCTTGAGAAGCCCACTGCCTCCCCCAACGACAAGGACAAGAGCGAG ATCAAGGAGCTGCAGGCCAAGCTGCGGGAGCTGCAGCTGCAGTACCAGGAGAGCATGGACGAACAGGGGCGGCTTCTGGCCGTGCAGGAGCAGCTGGAGGGCCAGCTGCAGTGCTGCCAGGAAGAGCTCCGCCAGCTCAAGGAGAAGAAGTCCTCCATTGCCAGAGAAACCAGGGGGAAAAGTGGCAACGAGAATATGAACAAAAATGCCAACGGGGTTAAAAATACAAAGGTGACCAAACCAAGCCTGGCCAATCCTGAGGGCAGCTGTGAGAACGAAAAG AGTCTGGAGGTGGTGTTGTACTACAAGGCCAGCCACACGGATTTAGATGGTCTACTACAAGAGGAagtagaggaggaaaaggaggaggaaatcaaAAAGGACACGAAGCAGGACTCCTGCAATGAACTGGTTTCTGTGCCGTCAGAGCCTACGGAGATGAGGTCCCCCAAAGCTGAGGAGGGCTGTTATGAAGAGTCCCAAGAGCAGGAGGGCAAGGAAGAAGACCGCAAAGTTGAGAGCGACAACGACGCTTGCCCCGAAGCTTCAGAGGGAAACAACCCCCTCAGGCTTTCTGAGAGCAAAAAG CCATCCCCTGCCCCCGAGCCCCCCATCTTCTCCTTGCCTCTTGTAGGCCTGGTGGTCATATCGGCTTTGCTCTGGTGCTGGTGGGCCGAGACGTCGTCCTAA
- the CCDC136 gene encoding coiled-coil domain-containing protein 136 isoform X2 — protein MEAGAGAGATGWSCPGPGPTVTTLGSYEASEGCERKKGQRWGSLERRGMQAMEGEVLLPALYEEEEEEEEEEVEEEEEQVQKGGSVSSLSVSKHRGLSLTETELEELRAQVLQLVAELEETRELAGQHEDDSLELQGLLEDERLASAQQAEVFTKQIQQLQGELRSLREEISLLEREKESELKEIEQELHLAQTEIRNLRQAAEDSATEHESDIASLQEDLCRMQNELDDMERIRGEYEMEITSLRAEMEMKSSDPSNSLNLSDYSEMQEELQQLRERYRFLNEEYRALQESNSSLTGQLADLESERTRRATEKWLESHMLKDMMSAESQTSEVDFLEPDPETQLLRQQLLGAEEQMHDMQNKCKKLCCELQELQHHRRTSEEEQRRLQRELKCAQNEVLRFQTSHNATQNEELKTRLCALQKKYDDSQDEQNELLKVQLQLQSELRQLKVLKSTGVESPSEKELLCRLQKLQLQYQHITCEKDKLLEVQHQLCGDLRYHEAEVQRLKDIVASFQESSEKNAEMHAQLQEMKRLYQTSKEELERQKYMYDQLEQDLLLCQQELKELKTTTPIPEDKGKCANKCDALLSRLTELQEEYKASQKEMGQLQMEQCELLEDQRRMQEEQGQLQEELHRLSFPLPKAGLLPKSQELLTKLQDLCELQLLYQGMQEEQKKLVQNQESVLKEQSALHEELHFFKTSRFRDVLENPDDSKSPKSSKCDHDKSKLIIAQMQALQVLYEGTQAEQELLQQEQGRLLEERKRLQADLQLCLEEMQLLQVQSPCSRMSLEKNSGSVASSSENYRKSYGSSIEESESYHKSYGSTQTSSESFLKSYNSSSSAQESSEKNYGSRSSSVIYKKSYGSSTSSDTGHKSYGSSTEGEPNEPEDMEHCEDMVAKVVIKLQGVQAMYQLSQEEHDRLQDRMQKLVDRQKELKEELAACEKEFKECMESLEKPTASPNDKDKSESTSTEMYFFTFSYFGCSCLFNWTIKELQAKLRELQLQYQESMDEQGRLLAVQEQLEGQLQCCQEELRQLKEKKSSIARETRGKSGNENMNKNANGVKNTKVTKPSLANPEGSCENEKSLEVVLYYKASHTDLDGLLQEEVEEEKEEEIKKDTKQDSCNELVSVPSEPTEMRSPKAEEGCYEESQEQEGKEEDRKVESDNDACPEASEGNNPLRLSESKKPSPAPEPPIFSLPLVGLVVISALLWCWWAETSS, from the exons ATGGAGGCGGGCGCCGGGGCCGGCGCCACGGGCTGGAGCTGCCCGGGCCCAG gACCCACAGTGACCACTTTAGGCTCCTATGAGGCATCTGAGggttgtgaaagaaagaaaggccaacGCTGGGGGTCCCTGGAGCGGCGGGGGATGCAAGCAATGGAGG GGGAAGTGTTGCTCCCCGCTCTctatgaggaggaagaggaggaggaggaagaagaggtggaagaagaggaagagcaaGTGCAGAAAGGGGGCAGCGTGAGCTCCCTGTCTGTCAGCAAGCACCGGGGCCTGAGCCTCACGGAGACAGAGCTGGAAGAGCTGAGGGCTCAGGTGCTACAGCTGGTGGCAGAGCTGGAGGAGACCCGGGAGCTGGCGGGGCAGCATGAGGACGACTCCCTGGAGCTGCAGG ggCTCCTGGAGGATGAACGGCTGGCCAGTGCCCAGCAGGCAGAGGTGTTCACCAAGCAGATCCAGCAGCTCCAAG GTGAGCTGCGGTCTCTGCGTGAGGAGATTTCCCTGTTAGAGCGTGAGAAAGAAAGTGAACTTAAGGAAATAGAACAGGAGTTGCACTTGGCCCAGACTGAGATCCGGAATCTGCGGCAAGCAGCAGAGGATTCTGCGACCGAACATGAGAGTGACATAGCATCCCTGCAGGAGGATCTCTGCCGGATGCAGAATGAACTCGATGACATGGAGCGCATTCGGGGAGAGTATGAAATGGAGATCACCTCCCTCCGTgcagaaatggaaatgaagagCTCTGATCCATCCAATAGTTTAAATCTTTCCGATTACTCTGAGATGCAAG AAGAGCTGCAGCAACTGCGGGAACGCTACCGCTTCCTGAACGAGGAGTACCGGGCCCTGCAGGAGAGCAACAGTAGCCTCACAGGGCAGCTTGCGGATCTGGAGAGTGAGAG GACACGAAGAGCAACAGAAAAGTGGCTGGAGTCCCACATGCTAAAGGATATGATGTCAGCAGAGTCTCAGACTTCAGAAGTGGATTTTCTAGAACCTGATCCTGAAACCCAGTTGTTGCGACAACAGCTTCTGGGAGCTGAAGAGCAGATGCATGACATGCAGAACAAG TGTAAGAAGCTGTGTTGTGAGTTGCAAGAACTACAGCATCATCGTCGGACCAGTGAGGAGGAGCAGCGGCGGCTGCAGAGGGAGCTCAAGTGCGCGCAGAACGAGGTGCTCAGGTTTCAGACTTCCCACAATGCCACACAG AATGAGGAGCTGAAGACCAGACTCTGTGCCCTGCAGAAAAAGTATGATGATAGCCAGGATGAGCAGAATGAGCTCTTGAAGGTGCAGCTCCAGCTTCAGTCTGAGCTCCGGCAGCTCAAAGTCTTGAAATCCACAGGCGTAGAAAGCCCAAGTGAGAAG GAGTTACTCTGCCGGCTCCAGAAGCTGCAGCTCCAGTACCAGCACATCACGTGCGAGAAGGATAAGCTGCTGGAGGTGCAGCACCAGCTGTGTGGGGACCTGCGCTACCATGAGGCTGAGGTACAGCGCCTCAAGGACATCGTGGCCTCCTTCCAGGAGAGCAGTGAGAAG AACGCAGAGATGCACGCCCAGCTTCAGGAGATGAAGCGGCTGTACCAGACCAGCAAGGAGGAGCTGGAGCGGCAGAAGTACATGTATGATCAGCTCGAGCAGGAcctcctgctctgccagcaggAGCTGAAGGAGCTCAAGACCACCACACCCATCCCAGAGGACAAGGGGAAGTGTGCAAATAAG TGTGACGCACTGCTGTCCAGACTGACAGAGTTGCAGGAGGAGTACAAGGCCAGCCAGAAGGAGATGGGGCAGCTGCAGATGGAGCAGTGCGAGCTCCTAGAGGATCAGAGGAGGATGCAGGAGGAGCAGGGGCAGCTGCAAGAAGAGCTGCACAGGCTCTCGTTCCCACTGCCCAAAGCTGGGCTCCTCCCAAAG AGTCAGGAGCTCCTTACAAAGTTACAAGACCTGTGTGAACTACAGCTGCTCTACCAAGGTATGCAGGAAGAGCAGAAAAAACTGGTGCAGAATCAAGAAAGCGTGCTCAAAGAACAGTCAGCTCTGCACGAAGAGCTGCATTTTTTCAAAACGTCTCGTTTCCGGGATGTGTTGGAGAATCCCGATGATTCCAAATCACCTAAGTCCTCCAAGTGTGATCATGACAAG TCCAAGCTGATCATCGCCCAGATGCAGGCTCTGCAGGTGCTCTACGAGGGCACACAGGCTGAGCAGGAGCTGCTGCAGCAGGAGCAGGGCAGGCTCCTCGAGGAGCGGAAGAGGCTGCAGGCCGACCTGCAGCTCTGCCTGGAAGAAATGCAGCTGCTCCAGGTCCAGTCCCCCTGCAGCAGAATGAGCCTGGAGAAGAACTCTGGCAGCGTGGCCTCCAGCAGCGAGAACTATCGCAAGAGTTACGGGAGCAGCATCGAGGAGAGCGAGAGCTATCACAAGAGCTACGGTAGCACCCAGACCAGCAGTGAGAGCTTTCTCAAGAGCTACAACAGTAGCAGCAGTGCCCAGGAGAGCAGTGAGAAGAATTAcggcagcagaagcagcagcgtCATCTACAAGAAGAGTTACGGCAGCAGCACTAGCTCGGACACGGGTCACAAGAGTTACGGTAGCAGCACCGAAGGTGAACCCAACGAGCCTGAAGACATGGAG CACTGTGAGGACATGGTCGCCAAGGTGGTGATCAAGCTGCAGGGCGTGCAGGCCATGTACCAGCTCAGCCAGGAGGAACACGACCGACTGCAAGACCGGATGCAAAAGCTGGTggacaggcagaaagagctgaAGGAAGAGCTGGCCGCCTGTGAAAAGGAATTCAAGGAATGCATGGAAAGTCTTGAGAAGCCCACTGCCTCCCCCAACGACAAGGACAAGAGCGAG AGCACTTCTACAGAGATGTATTTTTTCACCTTTAGTTATTTTGGGTGTTCTTGTCTCTTCAACTGGACT ATCAAGGAGCTGCAGGCCAAGCTGCGGGAGCTGCAGCTGCAGTACCAGGAGAGCATGGACGAACAGGGGCGGCTTCTGGCCGTGCAGGAGCAGCTGGAGGGCCAGCTGCAGTGCTGCCAGGAAGAGCTCCGCCAGCTCAAGGAGAAGAAGTCCTCCATTGCCAGAGAAACCAGGGGGAAAAGTGGCAACGAGAATATGAACAAAAATGCCAACGGGGTTAAAAATACAAAGGTGACCAAACCAAGCCTGGCCAATCCTGAGGGCAGCTGTGAGAACGAAAAG AGTCTGGAGGTGGTGTTGTACTACAAGGCCAGCCACACGGATTTAGATGGTCTACTACAAGAGGAagtagaggaggaaaaggaggaggaaatcaaAAAGGACACGAAGCAGGACTCCTGCAATGAACTGGTTTCTGTGCCGTCAGAGCCTACGGAGATGAGGTCCCCCAAAGCTGAGGAGGGCTGTTATGAAGAGTCCCAAGAGCAGGAGGGCAAGGAAGAAGACCGCAAAGTTGAGAGCGACAACGACGCTTGCCCCGAAGCTTCAGAGGGAAACAACCCCCTCAGGCTTTCTGAGAGCAAAAAG CCATCCCCTGCCCCCGAGCCCCCCATCTTCTCCTTGCCTCTTGTAGGCCTGGTGGTCATATCGGCTTTGCTCTGGTGCTGGTGGGCCGAGACGTCGTCCTAA
- the CCDC136 gene encoding coiled-coil domain-containing protein 136 isoform X8 — translation MEAGAGAGATGWSCPGPGPTVTTLGSYEASEGCERKKGQRWGSLERRGMQAMEGEVLLPALYEEEEEEEEEEVEEEEEQVQKGGSVSSLSVSKHRGLSLTETELEELRAQVLQLVAELEETRELAGQHEDDSLELQGLLEDERLASAQQAEVFTKQIQQLQGELRSLREEISLLEREKESELKEIEQELHLAQTEIRNLRQAAEDSATEHESDIASLQEDLCRMQNELDDMERIRGEYEMEITSLRAEMEMKSSDPSNSLNLSDYSEMQEELQQLRERYRFLNEEYRALQESNSSLTGQLADLESERTRRATEKWLESHMLKDMMSAESQTSEVDFLEPDPETQLLRQQLLGAEEQMHDMQNKCKKLCCELQELQHHRRTSEEEQRRLQRELKCAQNEVLRFQTSHNATQNEELKTRLCALQKKYDDSQDEQNELLKVQLQLQSELRQLKVLKSTGVESPSEKELLCRLQKLQLQYQHITCEKDKLLEVQHQLCGDLRYHEAEVQRLKDIVASFQESSEKNAEMHAQLQEMKRLYQTSKEELERQKYMYDQLEQDLLLCQQELKELKTTTPIPEDKGKCANKCDALLSRLTELQEEYKASQKEMGQLQMEQCELLEDQRRMQEEQGQLQEELHRLSFPLPKAGLLPKSQELLTKLQDLCELQLLYQGMQEEQKKLVQNQESVLKEQSALHEELHFFKTSRFRDVLENPDDSKSPKSSKCDHDKSKLIIAQMQALQVLYEGTQAEQELLQQEQGRLLEERKRLQADLQLCLEEMQLLQVQSPCSRMSLEKNSGSVASSSENYRKSYGSSIEESESYHKSYGSTQTSSESFLKSYNSSSSAQESSEKNYGSRSSSVIYKKSYGSSTSSDTGHKSYGSSTEGEPNEPEDMEHCEDMVAKVVIKLQGVQAMYQLSQEEHDRLQDRMQKLVDRQKELKEELAACEKEFKECMESLEKPTASPNDKDKSEPSPAPEPPIFSLPLVGLVVISALLWCWWAETSS, via the exons ATGGAGGCGGGCGCCGGGGCCGGCGCCACGGGCTGGAGCTGCCCGGGCCCAG gACCCACAGTGACCACTTTAGGCTCCTATGAGGCATCTGAGggttgtgaaagaaagaaaggccaacGCTGGGGGTCCCTGGAGCGGCGGGGGATGCAAGCAATGGAGG GGGAAGTGTTGCTCCCCGCTCTctatgaggaggaagaggaggaggaggaagaagaggtggaagaagaggaagagcaaGTGCAGAAAGGGGGCAGCGTGAGCTCCCTGTCTGTCAGCAAGCACCGGGGCCTGAGCCTCACGGAGACAGAGCTGGAAGAGCTGAGGGCTCAGGTGCTACAGCTGGTGGCAGAGCTGGAGGAGACCCGGGAGCTGGCGGGGCAGCATGAGGACGACTCCCTGGAGCTGCAGG ggCTCCTGGAGGATGAACGGCTGGCCAGTGCCCAGCAGGCAGAGGTGTTCACCAAGCAGATCCAGCAGCTCCAAG GTGAGCTGCGGTCTCTGCGTGAGGAGATTTCCCTGTTAGAGCGTGAGAAAGAAAGTGAACTTAAGGAAATAGAACAGGAGTTGCACTTGGCCCAGACTGAGATCCGGAATCTGCGGCAAGCAGCAGAGGATTCTGCGACCGAACATGAGAGTGACATAGCATCCCTGCAGGAGGATCTCTGCCGGATGCAGAATGAACTCGATGACATGGAGCGCATTCGGGGAGAGTATGAAATGGAGATCACCTCCCTCCGTgcagaaatggaaatgaagagCTCTGATCCATCCAATAGTTTAAATCTTTCCGATTACTCTGAGATGCAAG AAGAGCTGCAGCAACTGCGGGAACGCTACCGCTTCCTGAACGAGGAGTACCGGGCCCTGCAGGAGAGCAACAGTAGCCTCACAGGGCAGCTTGCGGATCTGGAGAGTGAGAG GACACGAAGAGCAACAGAAAAGTGGCTGGAGTCCCACATGCTAAAGGATATGATGTCAGCAGAGTCTCAGACTTCAGAAGTGGATTTTCTAGAACCTGATCCTGAAACCCAGTTGTTGCGACAACAGCTTCTGGGAGCTGAAGAGCAGATGCATGACATGCAGAACAAG TGTAAGAAGCTGTGTTGTGAGTTGCAAGAACTACAGCATCATCGTCGGACCAGTGAGGAGGAGCAGCGGCGGCTGCAGAGGGAGCTCAAGTGCGCGCAGAACGAGGTGCTCAGGTTTCAGACTTCCCACAATGCCACACAG AATGAGGAGCTGAAGACCAGACTCTGTGCCCTGCAGAAAAAGTATGATGATAGCCAGGATGAGCAGAATGAGCTCTTGAAGGTGCAGCTCCAGCTTCAGTCTGAGCTCCGGCAGCTCAAAGTCTTGAAATCCACAGGCGTAGAAAGCCCAAGTGAGAAG GAGTTACTCTGCCGGCTCCAGAAGCTGCAGCTCCAGTACCAGCACATCACGTGCGAGAAGGATAAGCTGCTGGAGGTGCAGCACCAGCTGTGTGGGGACCTGCGCTACCATGAGGCTGAGGTACAGCGCCTCAAGGACATCGTGGCCTCCTTCCAGGAGAGCAGTGAGAAG AACGCAGAGATGCACGCCCAGCTTCAGGAGATGAAGCGGCTGTACCAGACCAGCAAGGAGGAGCTGGAGCGGCAGAAGTACATGTATGATCAGCTCGAGCAGGAcctcctgctctgccagcaggAGCTGAAGGAGCTCAAGACCACCACACCCATCCCAGAGGACAAGGGGAAGTGTGCAAATAAG TGTGACGCACTGCTGTCCAGACTGACAGAGTTGCAGGAGGAGTACAAGGCCAGCCAGAAGGAGATGGGGCAGCTGCAGATGGAGCAGTGCGAGCTCCTAGAGGATCAGAGGAGGATGCAGGAGGAGCAGGGGCAGCTGCAAGAAGAGCTGCACAGGCTCTCGTTCCCACTGCCCAAAGCTGGGCTCCTCCCAAAG AGTCAGGAGCTCCTTACAAAGTTACAAGACCTGTGTGAACTACAGCTGCTCTACCAAGGTATGCAGGAAGAGCAGAAAAAACTGGTGCAGAATCAAGAAAGCGTGCTCAAAGAACAGTCAGCTCTGCACGAAGAGCTGCATTTTTTCAAAACGTCTCGTTTCCGGGATGTGTTGGAGAATCCCGATGATTCCAAATCACCTAAGTCCTCCAAGTGTGATCATGACAAG TCCAAGCTGATCATCGCCCAGATGCAGGCTCTGCAGGTGCTCTACGAGGGCACACAGGCTGAGCAGGAGCTGCTGCAGCAGGAGCAGGGCAGGCTCCTCGAGGAGCGGAAGAGGCTGCAGGCCGACCTGCAGCTCTGCCTGGAAGAAATGCAGCTGCTCCAGGTCCAGTCCCCCTGCAGCAGAATGAGCCTGGAGAAGAACTCTGGCAGCGTGGCCTCCAGCAGCGAGAACTATCGCAAGAGTTACGGGAGCAGCATCGAGGAGAGCGAGAGCTATCACAAGAGCTACGGTAGCACCCAGACCAGCAGTGAGAGCTTTCTCAAGAGCTACAACAGTAGCAGCAGTGCCCAGGAGAGCAGTGAGAAGAATTAcggcagcagaagcagcagcgtCATCTACAAGAAGAGTTACGGCAGCAGCACTAGCTCGGACACGGGTCACAAGAGTTACGGTAGCAGCACCGAAGGTGAACCCAACGAGCCTGAAGACATGGAG CACTGTGAGGACATGGTCGCCAAGGTGGTGATCAAGCTGCAGGGCGTGCAGGCCATGTACCAGCTCAGCCAGGAGGAACACGACCGACTGCAAGACCGGATGCAAAAGCTGGTggacaggcagaaagagctgaAGGAAGAGCTGGCCGCCTGTGAAAAGGAATTCAAGGAATGCATGGAAAGTCTTGAGAAGCCCACTGCCTCCCCCAACGACAAGGACAAGAGCGAG CCATCCCCTGCCCCCGAGCCCCCCATCTTCTCCTTGCCTCTTGTAGGCCTGGTGGTCATATCGGCTTTGCTCTGGTGCTGGTGGGCCGAGACGTCGTCCTAA